One part of the Amphiura filiformis chromosome 5, Afil_fr2py, whole genome shotgun sequence genome encodes these proteins:
- the LOC140153444 gene encoding cAMP-responsive element-binding protein-like 2 produces the protein MNETNPVSQPEESPPGFHFDEQDDRPKTSGGKVRRIGGRRGRKPSKIDQKAKLERSRQSARECRARKKQKYLYLEETVANKERAICALREELDMYKQWCRDVDKGIVPPEIKEALKDAKQTADTSSDLNQSKDIMDRETQD, from the exons ATGAACGAAACTAATCCAGTATCTCAACCGGAGGAATCACCTCCAGGCTTTCACTTTGACGAACAAGATGATCGG CCTAAAACTAGTGGTGGTAAAGTGCGAAGAATTGGTGGAAGAAGAGGGCGCAAACCTTCCAAGATAGATCAGAAAGCCAAGCTGGAACGTAGCAGACAGAGTGCAAGAGAATGCCGGGCTAGAAAAAAACAGAAATATCTTTATCTGGAGGAAACTGTGGCCAACAAAGAACGTGCTATATGTGCTTTGAGGGAAGAGTTAGATATG TATAAACAGTGGTGCAGAGATGTGGACAAAGGTATTGTGCCACCAGAGATAAAAGAAGCACTAAAGGATGCTAAACAAACAGCCGATACATCATCAGACTTGAATCAGTCTAAAGACATTATGGATAGAGAAACACAGGATTGA
- the LOC140153445 gene encoding uncharacterized protein isoform X2 has product MAAYQPGPVYNPPQQQIVTVSSANPNIQAHYDSIGSRRTGWIQLVCGSICVLLGIVAIFIRCYMSGGYFPIWSGLLFFITPGIAGILAAKSRTSCAITAYLVLSIFAGLFSFCLIWVMLGAAVAESAYTPCIEREECDDWGYCNIVSVCSKHDSYEACVAIDVILLFTALVEFIVSIISAAICCRGVCCKGSSKSTSYATVSQNVPAGVVVMQGGGQGSYTVAPSAPQHFPSVHGGYPPAAASYPPPADPAYPPVTGEKPPYPEATAPSAPALDQPPTYEQSVGS; this is encoded by the exons ATGGCGGCATATCAACCAGGTCCAGTGTACAACCCACCACAGCAACAGATAGTAACAGTGTCATCTGCCAACCCAAACATCCAAGCCCATTATGATTCCATCGGTTCCCGCAGGACAGGCTGGATTCAGCTGGTGTGTGGCAGTATCTGCGTATTGCTGGGTATCGTTGCAATCTTCATCAGATGCTACATGTCTGGCGGATACTTTCCTATTTGGTCGGGATTACTG TTTTTTATCACTCCAGGTATTGCAGGAATTTTAGCAGCCAAAAGTCGAACGTCTTGTGCT ATCACAGCTTATCTTGTGCTCTCCATCTTTGCTGGCTTATTTTCATTCTGCCTAATATGGGTTATGCTCGGGGCAGCCGTCGCCGAGTCGGCTTACACGCCTTGTATAGAAAGAGAGGAGTGCGATGATTGGGGCTACTGTAATATAGTGTCTGTATGCAGCAAGCATGACAGTTAT GAAGCCTGTGTAGCAATAGACGTGATTCTACTGTTCACTGCCTTGGTAGAATTCATTGTCTCAATTATATCAGCTGCCATATGTTGTCGTGGTGTATGCTGCAAGGGATCGTCCAAGAGTACATCG TATGCAACTGTATCTCAGAATGTACCAGCTGGAGTTGTTGTCATGCAAGGAGGAGGTCAAGGGTCATATACAG TGGCGCCCTCAGCCCCACAGCATTTTCCATCTGTCCATGGAGGTTACCCGCCAGCAGCAGCCAGCTATCCACCACCTGCTGATCCTGCCTATCCACCTGTGACTGGAGAGAAACCACCATACCCTGAAGCTACTGCACCATCTGCACCAGCCTTGGACCAGCCACCAACCTATGAACAGTCTGTAGGATCTTAA
- the LOC140153445 gene encoding uncharacterized protein isoform X1 yields the protein MAAYQPGPVYNPPQQQIVTVSSANPNIQAHYDSIGSRRTGWIQLVCGSICVLLGIVAIFIRCYMSGGYFPIWSGLLFFITPGIAGILAAKSRTSCAITTYMVLCIFASLFSFCLVWVMLSSAVVDSIPHDCQTVQDCSEFDLWGNSQCNVKQECTHEKGYEACVAIDVILLFTALVEFIVSIISAAICCRGVCCKGSSKSTSYATVSQNVPAGVVVMQGGGQGSYTVAPSAPQHFPSVHGGYPPAAASYPPPADPAYPPVTGEKPPYPEATAPSAPALDQPPTYEQSVGS from the exons ATGGCGGCATATCAACCAGGTCCAGTGTACAACCCACCACAGCAACAGATAGTAACAGTGTCATCTGCCAACCCAAACATCCAAGCCCATTATGATTCCATCGGTTCCCGCAGGACAGGCTGGATTCAGCTGGTGTGTGGCAGTATCTGCGTATTGCTGGGTATCGTTGCAATCTTCATCAGATGCTACATGTCTGGCGGATACTTTCCTATTTGGTCGGGATTACTG TTTTTTATCACTCCAGGTATTGCAGGAATTTTAGCAGCCAAAAGTCGAACGTCTTGTGCT ATAACAACGTATATGGTGTTGTGTATTTTTGCTTCCCTGTTTTCATTCTGTCTGGTATGGGTGATGCTTAGCAGTGCAGTAGTGGATTCAATCCCACATGACTGTCAGACTGTACAAGACTGTTCTGAATTTGATCTTTGGGGAAATAGTCAATGTAATGTCAAACAAGAATGCACGCATGAAAAGGGATAT GAAGCCTGTGTAGCAATAGACGTGATTCTACTGTTCACTGCCTTGGTAGAATTCATTGTCTCAATTATATCAGCTGCCATATGTTGTCGTGGTGTATGCTGCAAGGGATCGTCCAAGAGTACATCG TATGCAACTGTATCTCAGAATGTACCAGCTGGAGTTGTTGTCATGCAAGGAGGAGGTCAAGGGTCATATACAG TGGCGCCCTCAGCCCCACAGCATTTTCCATCTGTCCATGGAGGTTACCCGCCAGCAGCAGCCAGCTATCCACCACCTGCTGATCCTGCCTATCCACCTGTGACTGGAGAGAAACCACCATACCCTGAAGCTACTGCACCATCTGCACCAGCCTTGGACCAGCCACCAACCTATGAACAGTCTGTAGGATCTTAA